CTTCCATCCTTCCATCACttcctcttcctcctcctcctcgCGCCCGTCGTCAGTTCAATTGGCGTTAACTACGGGACTCTCGGTGATAACCTCCCACCACCAGCAACCGTCGCACAGTTTCTTAAATCCAATACCATTATAGACCGCGTTCGAATCTTTGATTTCAACCCGGATGTCATCAAAGCATTTGCTAATACCAACATTCTTGTATCTGTCACCGTACCCAATGGTGACATCCCTTCGCTCACTGACCCGTGGAACGCCCGTAGGTGGGTTGATACCAACATCAAACCGTTTTACCCTGCTACTAAGATCCATTACATTTGTGTTGGTACCGAGGTACTTTTTAATGAACTACCTAGTTTAACATATTTCATTTATCTTAGAGCTCTGTTTAGCAAAATCCTTCTTCTAAATACAGATAATTTAACGATTTTATGCAAAATGACAGGTACTGCATTGGGGTCCACAAAACATCGTTGACAACCTTGTACCCGCAATGAGAGTGCTTCACGCAGCACTCCTTAAAGCCGGTATAAATGACATCAAAATTTCTAGCCCACATTCACTAAGTATACTAGCTTCGTCTACCCCACCAAGTAAAGCGTCGTTTAAGTCTGGATGGGACGTCGGTAATCTCGCCCCAATGCTCCGCTTTCACCGTGAAACAAACTCCGGATTCATGGTTAACCCGTACACATACTACGGATACTCGCACGCACTTGagaatttttgtcttttcaaacctAATAAAGGATTGTTCGATAAAACCACTAAGAAACGGTATGTTTGTTGTTATTTTTTACACATAATAACTTAATTTGTTTCTGACAAGTTTCTTATCATATCGACCGTAAACTTGTCAGAAACTAATTTTTTGTTATCTGGAAATTAACTTATTATCATGTACAAAATCATTATAAAATTTATGCTACAAATATgactattttaaacatttttttatactaATCAAGGTACACGAATCAATTCGATCAACTAATGGACGCGGTGTATGTGTCCATGAAGAAGTTGGGTTACCCGGATGTTGAAATAATCATCGCGGAAACAGGATGGCCGTCGGGTGGAGACCCACAAAATCCACACGCGAATCCTGGAAACGCGGCGGCTTATAATGGTGGAG
The Erigeron canadensis isolate Cc75 chromosome 2, C_canadensis_v1, whole genome shotgun sequence DNA segment above includes these coding regions:
- the LOC122589697 gene encoding glucan endo-1,3-beta-glucosidase-like, with protein sequence MAISKLPSFHHFLFLLLLAPVVSSIGVNYGTLGDNLPPPATVAQFLKSNTIIDRVRIFDFNPDVIKAFANTNILVSVTVPNGDIPSLTDPWNARRWVDTNIKPFYPATKIHYICVGTEVLHWGPQNIVDNLVPAMRVLHAALLKAGINDIKISSPHSLSILASSTPPSKASFKSGWDVGNLAPMLRFHRETNSGFMVNPYTYYGYSHALENFCLFKPNKGLFDKTTKKRYTNQFDQLMDAVYVSMKKLGYPDVEIIIAETGWPSGGDPQNPHANPGNAAAYNGGVIKKVTSGVGTPLMPGRKFETYIFSLFNENLKGPSLDEKNFGLLRPDFTQVYDIGIVHESQSSPSPMTPPPTPSMPSSGVGKRWCMPKPDATDVALQANIDYICSNGIDCSPTQPTGPCFQPNTVRAHASFLMNSYYQAKGRHDFDCDFAHTGMIAFTDPSNGPCKYIS